From the Polyangiaceae bacterium genome, one window contains:
- a CDS encoding LuxR C-terminal-related transcriptional regulator, with translation MRNEFALDIVETAYTLGTDDRTWLQGLAARFGKLNPHPAGAMAVIYEYLPPPFRATTIEHAHTEAVSTERMLEAFFDLESFAAQHPSHSSRLHANTVCETASEFIEQEAGRGALEALYSRKLHALGVYDAFNVQGTTLSGRALCLIAPTRTPAAVPAATRAVWQRVAVHLGAALRLRTALADLPQDKVLGEATAVFDARTGRCAHATGAAREGPLLAKLRDAVRQVDRARSKSVRHDAPAALELWQGLIAGHYSLVDLFDSDGRRHVVVRANEPKVREDRRLTRREAQATLLAAAANDDTRGAYALGITRETYRTHLRRALRKLGVRDRRALIEIALRLQSPSEVDGGAPAP, from the coding sequence ATGAGAAACGAGTTTGCCCTCGATATCGTCGAAACGGCGTACACCCTGGGAACCGACGACCGCACGTGGCTCCAAGGTCTGGCGGCACGATTTGGCAAACTGAACCCGCACCCGGCCGGTGCCATGGCCGTCATCTACGAGTACTTGCCTCCCCCGTTTCGCGCCACGACGATCGAGCACGCTCATACCGAAGCAGTGTCGACCGAGCGGATGCTAGAAGCGTTCTTCGATCTAGAGAGCTTCGCGGCGCAACACCCCTCCCACAGCAGCCGACTGCATGCCAATACCGTTTGCGAGACGGCTAGTGAATTCATCGAACAGGAGGCGGGGAGAGGAGCGCTGGAGGCACTGTACTCGCGCAAGCTGCACGCCTTGGGCGTGTATGACGCCTTCAACGTCCAAGGCACCACGCTTTCGGGGCGCGCGCTCTGCCTGATTGCCCCGACTCGAACCCCCGCCGCAGTCCCGGCGGCGACCCGTGCGGTCTGGCAGCGCGTCGCCGTTCACCTGGGCGCCGCGCTCCGCTTGCGAACGGCCCTGGCAGACTTGCCGCAAGACAAGGTGCTCGGCGAGGCGACCGCGGTGTTCGACGCGCGCACCGGTCGTTGTGCCCACGCGACCGGCGCGGCGCGGGAAGGGCCGCTGCTGGCCAAGCTGCGCGATGCCGTGCGCCAGGTGGACAGGGCACGAAGCAAGAGCGTACGTCACGACGCCCCTGCGGCGTTGGAGCTCTGGCAGGGCCTGATCGCCGGACACTACTCCTTGGTCGATCTGTTCGATTCGGATGGTCGACGTCACGTCGTGGTCCGCGCGAATGAACCAAAAGTGCGGGAAGATCGGCGTCTGACCCGCCGCGAGGCTCAAGCCACGCTATTGGCCGCCGCAGCCAACGACGACACGCGCGGAGCCTATGCCCTCGGGATCACTCGCGAGACCTATCGAACGCACCTGCGACGCGCTCTTCGCAAGCTGGGCGTCCGTGATCGTCGGGCATTGATCGAGATCGCACTTCGACTCCAGTCCCCGAGCGAAGTGGATGGTGGCGCTCCCGCTCCGTAG
- a CDS encoding ABC transporter permease → MANPKDRPKRPKLAPLTSTRVATYLPDNSLRHGYMSLFSDIARELLENRWLTFQLFKRDMFAFYKQSLLGVFWVVFVPLVTVGTFVMLRGSGVVAAGEMTTPYPIYAGVGVAIWQLFSQGLVSGANSLVSGGEMITRINFSKKSLIIASLGRTVVSFLVVVLLLVGLFVHFSLQGFQPYFGIGSVLFVVSLLPLVLLTVGLSFVLALLNGIVRDIGTMLSMVLTLLLLLTPVLYERPALAPDAGTLPRMLDTVTGLNPLYYLVVGPRDLLLQGQLSDPRGFFIASAVATVTFLIALVGFHLTETRIAERI, encoded by the coding sequence GTGGCAAATCCCAAGGACCGACCCAAGCGCCCCAAGCTGGCGCCGCTGACGTCCACTCGCGTGGCAACGTACCTGCCGGACAACTCCCTGCGGCACGGCTACATGAGTTTGTTCTCGGACATCGCGCGTGAGCTGCTCGAGAATCGCTGGCTCACCTTTCAGCTCTTCAAGCGCGACATGTTCGCCTTCTACAAGCAGTCGCTGCTCGGTGTGTTCTGGGTCGTCTTCGTGCCCCTGGTCACGGTGGGGACCTTCGTCATGCTGCGGGGCTCCGGCGTGGTGGCGGCGGGAGAGATGACGACGCCCTATCCCATCTACGCCGGGGTTGGCGTCGCTATCTGGCAGCTCTTCTCCCAGGGACTCGTCTCTGGAGCGAACTCGCTGGTGTCCGGCGGAGAGATGATCACCCGCATCAACTTCTCCAAGAAGTCCTTGATCATCGCTTCCTTGGGCAGGACGGTGGTGTCCTTCCTGGTCGTCGTGCTGCTGCTGGTGGGGCTCTTCGTGCACTTCAGCCTGCAAGGCTTCCAGCCTTACTTCGGCATCGGTAGCGTGCTGTTCGTCGTCTCGCTGCTGCCCCTGGTGTTGCTGACCGTGGGGCTAAGCTTCGTGTTGGCGCTCCTCAACGGCATCGTGCGCGACATTGGCACGATGCTGAGCATGGTGCTCACACTGCTCCTGCTGCTCACGCCAGTGCTCTACGAGCGACCCGCCCTGGCGCCTGACGCTGGAACCCTGCCGCGAATGCTCGATACCGTCACGGGGCTGAATCCGCTCTACTACCTGGTCGTCGGGCCCCGGGACCTGCTGCTCCAGGGACAACTCTCGGATCCTCGTGGCTTCTTCATCGCCAGCGCCGTGGCGACGGTCACCTTCCTGATTGCCCTCGTCGGGTTTCACCTGACCGAGACGCGCATCGCGGAGCGAATCTGA
- a CDS encoding class I SAM-dependent methyltransferase, giving the protein MLGRLERWREARLLNRTFEHWMRQSALRGRIEAVLQLRPEDLGLSAGEDDERGLPGDRQFMESGWYRHMLCRYLLALEWASGKRVLDSCSGLGWGGFLVAGKARQVVGVDRDVEAVGFCRRRWTEENMEFVEGSVLALPFENESFDVVMCMEAIEHFSVEDGERYLAELRRVCRPGGVLVGSSAFPRNRGAADELCSKNEYHLHVYTRAEMRSVLHAFGTLLRLTPHYFAAEKH; this is encoded by the coding sequence GTGCTGGGTCGACTCGAACGTTGGCGTGAAGCCCGACTGCTGAACAGGACCTTCGAGCACTGGATGCGGCAATCCGCTTTGCGCGGTCGCATCGAGGCGGTGTTGCAGCTACGCCCGGAAGACCTGGGCCTGTCGGCGGGTGAAGACGACGAACGTGGTTTGCCCGGGGACCGGCAATTCATGGAGTCGGGCTGGTATCGACACATGCTCTGCCGCTACCTGCTGGCTTTGGAGTGGGCCTCGGGCAAGCGAGTGTTGGACAGCTGCTCGGGTCTTGGCTGGGGTGGCTTCTTGGTGGCCGGCAAGGCGCGACAGGTCGTGGGTGTCGACCGAGACGTGGAAGCGGTGGGTTTCTGCCGCCGCCGCTGGACGGAAGAGAACATGGAGTTCGTCGAGGGCAGCGTGCTGGCGCTGCCCTTCGAGAACGAGAGCTTCGACGTGGTCATGTGCATGGAAGCGATCGAGCACTTCAGCGTCGAGGATGGGGAGCGCTACCTGGCGGAGCTACGACGGGTGTGTCGGCCCGGCGGCGTCTTGGTGGGCAGCTCTGCGTTCCCGCGCAATCGCGGCGCCGCAGACGAGCTGTGCAGCAAGAACGAGTACCACCTGCACGTCTACACTCGCGCAGAGATGCGTAGCGTCCTCCACGCCTTCGGCACGCTCCTTCGCCTGACGCCCCACTATTTCGCAGCAGAAAAGCACTAG
- a CDS encoding glycosyltransferase family A protein, with amino-acid sequence MSFAHALKNRWLRAVTDLQVSLRPPKRQHTFFIASAAHDASGWIERHLASIAGQRYPLERVEHVILDDASGDDTAEVARRALRKLPSLRTRVERNESQLGGCANLTRLFRSAPAESIVLQVDADDWLADPGVLAYLNYLYQDPELWMTYNSWQFPDGSPSTNSRPLPRSVIRRGAFREHIWVTSHLHSFRKELFDHVREDSLIDPETGEYFRSAVDMSHYFPMLELAGRRARHVPRILYVYNLHAGSLIASKRDKQLACERRIRALRRYAPLPSLHGREAPAQDSDCEF; translated from the coding sequence GTGTCATTCGCTCATGCTCTGAAGAATCGATGGCTGCGGGCCGTCACAGACCTGCAGGTGTCCCTCCGGCCACCCAAGCGACAGCACACGTTCTTCATTGCCTCAGCCGCCCACGATGCGTCTGGGTGGATTGAACGACACCTCGCGTCCATCGCTGGACAGCGCTACCCCCTCGAACGGGTGGAGCACGTGATTCTGGACGACGCTTCCGGCGACGACACTGCCGAGGTCGCGCGCCGAGCGCTGCGAAAGCTACCTTCGCTGCGCACCCGCGTGGAACGCAACGAAAGCCAACTCGGGGGATGCGCGAACCTGACCCGACTGTTTCGCAGCGCGCCAGCGGAATCGATCGTGCTCCAGGTGGATGCGGACGACTGGCTCGCCGATCCCGGGGTGCTGGCCTACCTCAACTACCTGTACCAAGATCCCGAGCTGTGGATGACCTACAACAGTTGGCAATTCCCGGATGGAAGCCCCAGCACCAACAGCCGTCCGCTGCCCCGTAGCGTGATTCGACGCGGCGCGTTCCGGGAACACATCTGGGTGACGAGCCACCTGCATTCATTCCGCAAAGAGCTGTTCGATCACGTGCGCGAAGACAGCCTGATCGACCCGGAGACGGGCGAGTACTTTCGTTCGGCCGTGGACATGTCTCACTACTTTCCGATGTTGGAGCTAGCGGGCCGTCGCGCGCGACACGTGCCGCGTATCCTGTACGTCTACAACTTGCACGCCGGTTCGTTGATCGCCAGCAAGCGCGACAAGCAGCTCGCCTGTGAGCGCCGCATCCGCGCTCTCCGGCGCTACGCGCCGCTGCCGTCGCTGCACGGGCGCGAAGCGCCCGCTCAGGATTCGGATTGCGAATTCTGA
- a CDS encoding DUF1566 domain-containing protein: MVRIPPTLRYPRPVILIALLSAVNCTSSSKGSVGGGGQGGADASVTGGAGGSGGSGGTGGMSGSGGAAAGGSGGVAGSSGASGASGSSGSSGSGGTAGSGGASGGSGGTGGASSGGSGGSGGGSGGTGGASGGSGGASGGNGGASGGSGGASGGSGGSGGSVADAGPCAAGLVGGDGSVHYPRWAIPGPTRATSEFSMTPNTAVDTATCLMWERAPAAATYTWADAKNHCDTLTLDGFTDWRLPTRAELISLTDFSKYGPSLDKTVFTTILVSPGHIYWASTITKWDANKYWIVAHGGLGSVSWLASSSSASARCVRGSGTPSGTRFSSPVSGVVLDSETGLQWEAASTDAHFSYAQAKNHCDTLNLGGSTAWRLPNIRELQTLMDPAFYAPALPTALFTVPGNYYWSDTLLYSSATSHWGAGLYAGHSQEETAGNPYTDMRVRCVH, from the coding sequence ATGGTCCGCATCCCACCAACCCTCCGCTACCCACGCCCAGTTATCCTGATTGCCCTCCTCTCGGCAGTCAACTGTACGAGCTCCAGCAAAGGTTCCGTGGGAGGCGGCGGGCAAGGCGGCGCGGATGCCTCGGTGACAGGTGGAGCCGGCGGTAGCGGTGGCAGCGGCGGAACGGGCGGAATGTCGGGTTCTGGTGGTGCCGCCGCGGGCGGTAGCGGCGGCGTCGCCGGTTCGAGCGGCGCGTCCGGTGCAAGCGGCTCGAGCGGGAGCTCAGGGAGCGGTGGCACCGCGGGCAGCGGTGGCGCAAGCGGTGGCAGTGGTGGCACTGGCGGCGCAAGCAGCGGAGGAAGCGGTGGCAGCGGCGGTGGCAGTGGTGGCACTGGCGGCGCGAGTGGCGGCAGCGGCGGCGCGAGTGGCGGCAACGGCGGCGCGAGTGGCGGCAGCGGCGGCGCAAGTGGCGGCAGCGGCGGCAGCGGCGGTAGCGTCGCGGACGCCGGACCGTGCGCAGCTGGACTAGTCGGCGGCGACGGCAGCGTGCACTACCCGCGCTGGGCCATTCCCGGCCCGACTCGCGCCACCTCCGAGTTCTCGATGACGCCTAACACCGCCGTGGATACAGCGACTTGCTTGATGTGGGAGCGTGCGCCAGCCGCCGCGACCTACACTTGGGCGGATGCCAAGAATCACTGCGACACGCTTACCCTCGATGGCTTCACCGACTGGCGTCTGCCCACGCGCGCAGAGCTCATCTCCCTGACCGACTTCAGCAAGTACGGGCCCTCCTTGGACAAGACCGTGTTCACGACGATCCTGGTCAGCCCAGGGCACATCTACTGGGCGAGCACCATCACCAAGTGGGATGCAAACAAGTATTGGATCGTCGCGCACGGCGGGCTGGGTTCGGTCAGTTGGTTGGCCAGCAGCTCGTCGGCGAGTGCACGCTGCGTTCGCGGCAGCGGAACGCCAAGTGGTACACGCTTCAGCAGTCCCGTGTCCGGAGTGGTGCTCGACAGCGAGACCGGGTTGCAGTGGGAAGCCGCGTCCACCGATGCGCATTTTTCCTACGCGCAGGCGAAGAACCACTGCGACACCCTCAATCTGGGCGGCTCGACTGCCTGGAGGCTACCGAACATTCGGGAACTGCAGACCCTGATGGACCCCGCGTTCTACGCGCCAGCGCTGCCGACGGCCTTGTTCACGGTTCCTGGGAACTACTACTGGTCGGACACCCTGCTCTACTCCTCCGCCACGAGCCACTGGGGCGCGGGCCTCTACGCGGGCCACAGCCAAGAAGAGACCGCCGGAAACCCCTACACGGACATGCGCGTCCGCTGCGTGCACTGA
- a CDS encoding ABC transporter ATP-binding protein: MEDDVAVRVEGVHKKYCRSLRRSMLYGLKDLGRNAVGMRSHSETLRKDEFWAVNDVSFDIKRGESVGLIGPNGSGKTTLLKMINGIFWPDRGAIAVRGRVGALIAVGAGFHPLLTGRENVYVNGAILGMSKAEVDRAYDSIVDFADIADFIDTPVKHYSSGMFVRLGFAVAVHSNPDVMLVDEVLAVGDRGFQTKCFKRMGELREKGTTFIVVAHNMHVIAGFCDWVALLQKGHMQRFDNMFEGIREYTRLFMGGDSDGIEKLIDGGEAIRFTDVKLTDREMNCGDAFRATLSFEAERDHEDVEVDIAVYDSRDPDLYHQATNHAHGTQVNLPKGKHVLEVEIESLPMNGSLGTVVVAIWAKNRVEQLFWWRIPVEVQGKDHSTGKNFLPVAFRVRD; encoded by the coding sequence ATGGAAGACGACGTCGCGGTACGCGTCGAGGGCGTGCACAAGAAGTACTGTCGCTCCCTGCGGCGCTCCATGCTCTATGGGCTTAAGGACCTGGGGCGCAACGCAGTGGGCATGCGTTCCCATTCCGAGACCCTGCGCAAGGACGAGTTCTGGGCGGTCAACGACGTCAGCTTCGACATCAAGCGCGGCGAGAGCGTCGGCCTGATCGGTCCCAACGGCTCTGGCAAGACCACGCTGCTGAAGATGATCAACGGCATCTTCTGGCCCGATCGCGGAGCCATTGCGGTGCGGGGCCGTGTCGGCGCGCTGATCGCCGTCGGCGCAGGCTTTCATCCGCTGCTCACGGGCCGCGAGAACGTGTACGTCAACGGCGCCATCCTGGGCATGAGCAAAGCCGAGGTGGACCGAGCCTACGATTCCATCGTCGACTTTGCGGACATCGCCGATTTCATCGACACGCCGGTCAAGCACTACTCAAGTGGCATGTTCGTGCGCCTGGGCTTCGCGGTCGCCGTCCATTCCAACCCCGACGTGATGCTGGTGGACGAAGTGCTGGCGGTGGGCGACCGGGGATTTCAGACCAAGTGCTTCAAGCGCATGGGCGAGCTCCGGGAAAAGGGGACGACCTTCATCGTCGTTGCCCACAACATGCACGTGATCGCCGGGTTTTGCGACTGGGTAGCCCTGCTGCAGAAGGGGCACATGCAGCGCTTCGACAACATGTTCGAGGGCATTCGCGAATACACGCGCTTGTTCATGGGTGGGGACAGCGACGGCATCGAGAAGCTCATCGACGGTGGCGAGGCGATTCGCTTCACCGACGTGAAGCTCACGGATCGGGAGATGAACTGCGGCGATGCTTTCCGGGCGACCCTCAGCTTCGAGGCCGAGCGTGATCACGAGGACGTGGAAGTGGACATCGCAGTCTACGATTCGCGCGACCCGGATCTCTATCACCAAGCCACGAACCATGCCCACGGCACGCAAGTGAACTTGCCCAAGGGAAAGCACGTGCTGGAGGTGGAAATCGAGAGCCTGCCGATGAATGGCTCGCTTGGAACCGTGGTCGTCGCCATCTGGGCGAAGAACCGCGTGGAGCAGCTGTTCTGGTGGCGCATTCCGGTCGAAGTGCAAGGCAAGGATCACTCGACGGGCAAGAACTTCCTGCCCGTGGCCTTTCGCGTTCGGGACTAG